A single Triticum dicoccoides isolate Atlit2015 ecotype Zavitan chromosome 2A, WEW_v2.0, whole genome shotgun sequence DNA region contains:
- the LOC119354078 gene encoding protein N-lysine methyltransferase METTL21A-like, which yields MAAAATATAAAACSSNVSVSDATNASPSNTPAISSASDSDSDSEDLRLLLPNLLPASAAAAAAPSSEGQLHQFHLPALPSPITVRTIPSLGLTFQLWPSATTLLRFLPASPHLLPRPPTAHCPLSIMELGSGTGAAGLALAAALPAHTVLSDLPAALPNLRHNASLNAPLLDSRGGSVSVVPLPWGDAAAMGAVVAPAPASRFDLVVASDVVYYEELVDPLIETLRFFVKGDVVFLMAHMRRWKRTDKKFFGKARKVFDIEVLHKDPPPEGWRHGPVVYRFTAKKQRDKK from the coding sequence ATGGCGGCCGCCGccacagccaccgccgccgccgcatgtTCGTCCAACGTCTCTGTTTCCGACGCCACCAACGCATCTCCCTCCAACACACCCGCCATATCCTCTGcttccgactccgactccgactccgaggATCTCCGACTCCTCCTCCCAAACCTCCTCCccgcttccgccgccgccgccgccgccccctcatcCGAGGGGCAGCTCCACCAATTCCACCTCCCCGCGCTTCCGTCCCCCATCACCGTCCGCACCATCCCTTCCCTCGGGCTCACCTTCCAGCTCTGGCCCTCCGCCACCACGCTCCTCCGCTTCCTCCCAGCCTCCCCGCATCTCCTCCCGCGCCCGCCCACCGCCCACTGCCCGCTCAGCATCATGGAGCTCGGCTCCGGGACCGGCGCCGCGGGCCTCGCCCTGGCGGCGGCCCTCCCGGCGCACACCGTCCTCTCCGACCTCCCCGCCGCGCTCCCCAATCTCCGCCACAACGCCTCCCTCAACGCGCCCCTCCTCGACTCCCGCGGTGGCTCCGTCTCCGTCGTGCCGCTCCCCTGGGGCGATGCCGCCGCGATGGGGGCCGTGGTGGCCCCAGCGCCGGCGTCTCGGTTTGACCTCGTCGTGGCGTCGGACGTGGTCTACTACGAGGAGTTGGTCGACCCCCTGATAGAGACGCTGCGGTTCTTCGTGAAGGGGGATGTGGTGTTCCTGATGGCGCACATGAGGAGGTGGAAACGCACGGATAAGAAATTCTTCGGGAAGGCCAGGAAGGTGTTCGACATTGAGGTTTTGCACAAGGATCCACCCCCCGAAGGCTGGCGCCATGGTCCGGTGGTCTACCGCTTCACAGCGAAGAAGCAGCGTGACAAGAAGTGA
- the LOC119354076 gene encoding chaperonin-like RbcX protein 2, chloroplastic produces MAVAQAAAVVTPVVAGAAPSISPRPSSRGPAGAGGGLGWRRRPRGSARRGLVIADAFGGQYEDGFGDVELEIMNYFTYKATQTVLYQLYEMNPPAYTWLYNYLVVNDAKEGIHFLRALSKERQDLAERVMVTRLHLYGRWIKKCDHTKMYERISHENLELMRERLMETVVWPTDDTNSSDKQD; encoded by the exons ATGGCCGTCGCCCAGGCCGCAGCGGTCGTCACGCcggtggtggccggggcggcgcCATCCATCTCTCCGCGGCCGTCGTCCCGGGGACCGGCCGGAGCCGGAGGCGGGCTGGGGTGGCGCCGCCGGCCGAGGGGGAGCGCCCGCCGCGGCCTGGTCATCGCGGACGCGTTCGGCGGACAGTACGAAGACGGGTTCGGGGACGTGGAATTG GAAATCATGAATTACTTCACTTACAAGGCCACACAGACGGTTCTCTATCAGTTGTATGAGATGAATCCGCCGGCATACACTTGGCTTTATAA TTATCTTGTCGTCAATGACGCAAAAGAGGGTATACATTTCCTGCGAGCACTCTCGAAG GAGAGGCAAGACCTGGCAGAGAGGGTGATGGTCACGCGCCTTCACTTATACGGCAGATGGATCAAG AAATGCGACCATACGAAAATGTATGAGAGGATTTCGCATGAGAACTTGGAGCTCATGCGTGAGAGGCTAATGGAAACAGTGGTGTGGCCAACTGATGACACGAACTCCAGCGACAAGCAAGATTGA
- the LOC119354077 gene encoding L-type lectin-domain containing receptor kinase IX.1-like — MRSRTTGTCFLALQFVLSFTLNIASVSPLSFKLNFTESNYSASTAIQFQEDAFYNKGIKLTKDELKGQITNSVGRAVYTNPVLLWDTTTGQLADFSTHFTFRITATNLSATHDPYGEGLAFFLSPYPSVVPNSSTGGFLGLFSNGSDHNDPSNELVAVEFDSHNDTWDPKGDHVGIDIHSIVSATNVLWNSSINDGRIANAWVSYQASSLNLSVFLTYLEDPQFSGNSTFSYSVDLRKYLPGKVAIGFSAATGRFVELHEILYWEFNSTDLQLMKTEKMRSVLVISLATITSVVVCSMCLVWCLLHFRTRRSRNEKQKKLGYHESIDGEFEKGSGPRRFRYNELVAATRNFALERKLGEGGFGAVYQGLLKDQNLDVAIKRVAKGSTQGRKEYISEVKIISRLRHRNLVQLEGWCHEHGEFLLVYEFMPNRSLDTHLYDNSNLLTWPLRFKVTAGVASALLYLHEEWEQCVIHRDIKPSNVMLDSAFNAKLGDFGLARLIDHDRASQTTVLAGTMGYMAPECVTTGKASKESDVYSFGILALEIACGRRPVVLKEDDDKIVLVQWVWDLYGRNKILNAVDSRLDGAFEDREAACLMVVGLWCAHPDYNLRPSIRQVISVLKFEAPLPNLPPKMPVAMYFAPPISLCRFSYTSSDGTLKQQGLERSNGYGKTSSSTATNASSSPPSVRLPEVGY; from the coding sequence ATGAGATCGAGAACCACGGGAACTTGCTTCCTGGCTCTCCAGTTCGTGCTATCCTTCACTCTCAATATTGCCAGCGTCAGTCCTCTGTCCTTCAAGCTGAATTTCACCGAATCCAACTATAGTGCGTCCACCGCAATCCAGTTCCAGGAGGACGCCTTCTACAACAAGGGGATCAAGCTCACCAAGGACGAGCTGAAAGGTCAGATCACTAACAGTGTAGGCCGAGCAGTCTACACCAATCCAGTGCTTCTCTGGGATACCACCACTGGTCAGTTAGCCGACTTCTCAACCCACTTCACCTTCAGGATAACTGCCACAAACTTGAGCGCAACCCACGATCCATACGGTGAGGGCCTAGCCTTCTTCCTCTCACCGTACCCTTCGGTGGTTCCCAATAGCTCCACTGGTGGTTTTCTTGGCCTCTTCAGCAATGGGAGTGATCACAATGACCCATCCAATGAGCTCGTGGCTGTTGAGTTCGACAGCCACAATGACACATGGGACCCAAAAGGAGACCATGTGGGCATCGACATCCATTCAATTGTATCCGCAACCAATGTGTTGTGGAATAGTAGCATTAATGATGGTCGCATAGCCAATGCGTGGGTAAGTTACcaggccagctccttgaacttgagCGTCTTCTTGACGTACCTGGAGGATCCACAATTCAGTGGCAACTCCACCTTCTCTTATTCAGTTGATCTCAGAAAATACCTCCCAGGCAAAGTGGCCATTGGCTTCTCAGCAGCCACGGGTAGATTTGTTGAGCTCCATGAGATACTTTACTGGGAATTCAATTCTACGGATTTGCAGCTGATGAAGACTGAGAAGATGAGAAGTGTACTGGTCATAAGCTTGGCTACTATAACAAGTGTCGTGGTCTGTTCTATGTGCTTGGTTTGGTGCCTTCTTCATTTTAGGACTAGGAGATCAAGAAATGAGAAACAAAAGAAGCTAGGATACCATGAGTCCATTGATGGTGAATTTGAAAAAGGGAGTGGCCCAAGAAGATTTCGGTACAATGAACTTGTGGCCGCCACAAGGAACTTTGCTTTGGAGaggaagcttggagaaggaggattCGGCGCAGTCTACCAGGGCCTTTTGAAGGATCAAAACCTCGATGTTGCCATAAAGCGAGTGGCAAAAGGGTCTACACAGGGAAGGAAGGAGTACATATCTGAGGTCAAGATCATCAGCCGGCTGAGGCATCGCAACCTCGTGCAGCTTGAGGGCTGGTGTCATGAGCACGGAGAGTTCTTGCTTGTCTATGAGTTCATGCCAAACAGGAGCTTGGACACACACCTCTATGATAACAGTAACTTGCTAACATGGCCATTGAGGTTCAAGGTCACCGCAGGTGTTGCATCCGCCCTCCTGTACCTCCACGAGGAATGGGAGCAATGTGTCATTCACCGTGATATCAAACCGAGCAATGTCATGCTTGATTCTGCATTCAATGCCAAGCTTGGTGATTTTGGGCTCGCGCGGCTCATTGACCACGACCGAGCCTCGCAAACTACAGTGTTAGCTGGGACAATGGGTTACATGGCTCCAGAGTGTGTCACCACTGGCAAGGCAAGCAAAGAATCTGATGTCTACAGCTTCGGGATTCTTGCATTGGAGATTGCATGCGGAAGGCGACCAGTTGTGCTAAAGGAAGACGATGACAAGATCGTATTGGTTCAGTGggtatgggatctctatggaagaaaCAAGATTCTTAATGCAGTTGACAGCAGGCTTGATGGCGCATTTGAAGATAGAGAGGCAGCATGCTTGATGGTTGTCGGACTCTGGTGTGCACATCCAGATTACAATCTCCGACCTTCAATTCGTCAGGTCATAAGTGTACTGAAGTTTGAAGCACCATTGCCAAACCTTCCCCCAAAGATGCCAGTGGCCATGTACTTTGCACCGCCAATTTCTCTGTGCAGGTTTTCATACACCTCATCTGATGGGACACTCAAGCAGCAGGGGCTGGAGAGGTCCAATGGTTATGGAAAAACAAGCTCATCCACTGCAACCAATGCATCCAGTTCACCTCCTTCTGTGCGGCTGCCAGAGGTGGGCTACTAA